The genomic stretch CTTTTAAGAGAGTTGCTCCGTTCCTTATTTTGGCGCTTGTAGCTTTGGGTGCGTTGTTTATTCCTTCGATAACGAATTACGCTGATGCTTCGGGAAAGTATAATGGCGCCGATACCACATGGGTACTTATTTCTACTGCTTTGGTATTTTTAATGACGCCGGGGCTTGCCTTTTTTTACGGCGGCATGGTAAACAGGAAAAACATTCTTTCTACCATGATTAAAAGTGTGGTAGCTGCGGGAGTCGTGAGTGTTATTTGGGTTGTTGTTGGGTTTAGCTTGTGTTTCGGAAAATCTATCGGCGGTTTTGTGGGCAATCCTGCGACTTTTTTCTTTTTTAAAGATGTGGCTTCGGGGCAGCCGTGGGGCGGAATGCCAACGGTTCCGTTTACATTGTTTTCTTTATTTCAATTAATGTTTGCCATTATTACGCCGGGTTTAGTGGTAGGCGCTGTTGCCGAAAGAATAAGATTTACTTCGTACATTTTGTTTATTGTTTTGTTTAGTTTATTGGTATATGCGCCGCTGGCACACTGGAGTTGGCATCCCGATGGATTTTTAGCAAAAATGGGTGCGCTCGATTTTGCAGGTGGAACAGTGGTGCATATTTCCGCAGGATGCGCTGCACTTGCGGGTGCTTTGGTCTTGAAACGAAGAAAAGTCCACATCGAAAAAATAGAAACGCCGCCGGCAAATATTCCTTATGTTTTAATTGGAACAAGTTTGTTATGGTTTGGTTGGTTTGGGTTTAATGCGGGTTCTGCGGGCGCTGCAAACGGATTGGCTGTTTCGGCTTTTGCAACGACCAATACAGCAGCAGCAGCAGCGGGTTTATCATGGATGTTTTTTGATGTGATGAAAGGGAAAAAACCTTCTGTGCTTGGCTTCTGCATTGGCGCTGTTGTCGGCTTGGTGGCGATTACACCGGGCGCAGGATATGTAGCAATTCCGCAAAGTATATTTATAGGCGTGCTTGCTGCCATTATTTCAAATACAGCCGTTCATATTAAGTCAAAATCCAGAGTAGATGATACTTTGGACGTTTTTCCATGCCATGGGATAGGCGGTATTGTAGGAATGATTTTGACCGGTGTATTTGCTACAAAAACCGTTAATAGTGCAGGTGCAGACGGGCTGTTTTATGGCAATGCAAGTTTCTTTTTTACTGAACTGAAAGCACTGCTTTTTGCCGTGGTTTATAGTTTTGTGGTATCGTTTTTAATTTTCAAGTTTATCAACTTTATATTGCCGTTGCGCGTGAGCGAAGAAGACGAAAAAATCGGCTTGGATGCTTCGCAGCACGATGAAATTTATTTAGATCCGCCGCGACCAATTCATACCGCTTCTGATATAGTGGCAAAAGCTTAAATTTACCTGCTCATGTTTAATTGAAATCCTTTGTATTTGCACAGAGGATTTTTTTATTTGGAAGTTTCTTTACGTGATACGGAAGACCACATTTTTTGTAAAAAACGAAGCATTTCATCGGCATTTTTTACATCATTCACAATCAGCAAAAAGTTGGTGCCTATTTGTTTCAACCTCGCTTTGTTCGTTCCTGTTTGCAAATAATCAAGGATATTTTTAAACGTATCGCTTTCAAAATACGGCGAATCGTTTTTGTTGATGAAGAAACAGCGCAATACATTTTCTTTCAGCGTCATTTTCTCAAAACCTAAGCCAATAGCGAGTTCCCGCGATTTGATTACGGAAAATAAATCTTCCACCTGTTGCGGAATTGCGCCAAATCTATCAATTAATTCCTGACGAAAATGTTGCAGTTCTTCTTCATTCTGATAATGGTCGAGTCTTGTATAAAGCGCCAAACGTTCCGTTATATTTTCAACATAACTATCGGGAATTAAAATCTCCTGGTCGGTATCAATCGTGCAATCGGAAACAAAATCGTCTTGCTTGGAAATTTCTTCTTTGAACAAATCCTTAAAGTCTGTGCGCTTGAGTTCGCGAATGGCTTCTTCCAAAACTTTTTGGTACATTTCAAAACCGATTTCAGCCATGAAACCCGTTTGTTCTCCGCCCAACAAATTTCCCGCACCGCGAATATCCAAATCGCGCATCGCAATCTGGAAGCCGCTTCCCAACTCGCTAAACTGTTCCAATGTTTGCAGGCGTTTTCGCGAATCGGCAGGTAAAGTGCTCATCGGCGGAGCTAACAAATAACAAAATGCTTTTTTATTATTTCGCCCAACACGACCGCGTAACTGATGCAAATCGCTCAACCCGAAATGATGCGCATTGTTGATGATAATCGTGTTCACATTCGGAATGTCCACGCCGCTTTCAACAATATTGGTACAAACCAATACATCGTATTTCCGCTCAATAAAATCCAATATTTTTCCTTCCAATTCTTTTCCATCCATTTGTCCGTGAGCATAAGTAACACTTAAATCGGGACAAAGCTGTTGTATCAAAGCACTCATTTCTTTTACGCCCTGCACACGATTGTAAACAAAGAAAACCTGTCCGCCGCGCTCGATTTCAAAATAGATGGCATCGCGTACAAAATCGTGCGAAAAGACCTGTACTTCGGTTTGAATCGGTTGGCGATTTGGCGGCGGCGTATTGATGATTGATAAATCTCTCGCGCCCATCAAACTGAACTGTAATGTACGCGGAATGGGCGTTGCAGTCAATGTAAGGCTATCTACATTGGTGCGCAAAGTCTTTAATTTTTCTTTGTGCGCCACGCCAAACTTTTGTTCTTCATCAATAACCATCAAGCCTAAATCTTTGAATTTCACATCCTTTCCGAGAACAGCGTGCGTACCAATAATTATGTCAATTTTTCCTTCGGCTAATTTTTGTAAAGTTTCTTTTTTCTCTTTCGCCGTTTTAAAGCGATTGATAAAATCGACCGTAACGGCAAACTCTTTTAGCCGTTCCGAAAATGTTTGAAAATGCTGATAGGCAAGAATAGTCGTCGGCACTAAAACCGCCACTTGTTTTCCATCCACAACAGCCTTAAAAGCCGCGCGGATAGCCACTTCCGTCTTTCCGAAACCCACATCGCCGCAAACCAATCTGTCCATTGGTGCGGGACTTTCCATATCGCGTTTTACATCGGCAGTGGCTTTGCTTTGGTCGGGCGTATCTTCATAAATAAAGCTCGCTTCCAATTCGGTCTGCATATAATTGTCGGGCGAAAAGGCAAAGCCTTTTTGCGCTTTTCGTTCCGCATATAATTTGATTAAATCGAATGCAATTTCTTTAACGCGCGTCTTGGTTTTTTCTTTCAGCTTGTTCCAGACATCGCTGCCGAGCTTGTTGATTTTCGGTTCGGTTCCTTCTTTGCCCGTGTACTTTGAAATCTTGTGCAGCGAATTAATATTCACATACAAAATATCATTGTCGCGGTAAATAATACGCACCGCTTCCTGAATGCTGCCGTTACTTTCGATTTTTTGCAAACCGCTGTAACGACCGACGCCGTGGTCGATATGTGTAACAAAATCGCCGGGCTGCATATCGCGCAAAGTCTTTAACGACAAGGCTTTGCTCTTGTTGTACGCCTGACGGATATGATACTTATGATAACGCTGAAAAATCTGGTGGTCGGTGTAGCAAACGATTTTTAAGTCATCGTCAATAAAGCCTTCGTGAATGCTGACAGCCAATGGCGTGAATTGAATTTCGGTATTCAAATCCGTAAAAATGCTCCTTAACCTTTCAAGTTGTTTTGCTTGTTCCGAGAAAAGATAAATATCGTATTTCTTACTTTCGTAAGACTTTAAATCTTTAATCAGCAAATCGAAATTGCGGTTAAACGAAGGCTGCTCTTTTGTGAAGAAGTCAGAAGTTAGAAGAGAGAAGTGTGGTTGGTAGCCAAACTCAATAATCGTTCTTTCTAAAATTTCTTCTTTGATAATTTCTGAAGAGAGAAAATCATCTTGATTAATATTCTTTAAAATCTTTGTTTCTTCAAATTCATCGTTGATTTCTTCGACAAAATTTTCATTATCCTTTTTATCCAAGAAGTCCTGCAAATCCAAGTTCTGACGAGTGATTTGCTCCGCAATTACGTCCCAGTCTTTCAGCCAGATAATCGTGTTTTCGGGAAGAAAATTGAACAAAGAAATTTTTTCTTCATCATCAAATTGTGTTTCTACATTTGGTATAATCGAAACCTGCAACAGCTTACGCTCGCTCAATTGTGTTTCCGGATCAAACAAACGAATGCTGTCCACATCGTTGCCGAAAAGCTCCACACGATAAGGCTTGTCATTTCCGAACGAATAAATATCCAAAATGCCGCCGCGCAAAGCAAACTGTCCGGGTTCGTACACAAAATCGGTTCGCACAAAACCGTAATCGACGAACAATTCCATTAAACTATCAACATTCAAAGTGTCGTTTACTTTGATATGAATAATATTTCCGCTCAACGTTTTGGGCAGCACTACTTTTTCAAACAACGCTTCGGGATAAGTAATCATCGCGCCGGTGCGTTCGCCCGTTGGCGCAGAAAATCTTGTCAATGCCTCTGTCCGTAGCATGATGTGCGACGAATTGAGCAGTTGAAAATTCTTTCTGTTTTTGAAAGAAGACGGAAAATAAAACAGGTTCAACGCGCCTGTAAGATTTTCCAAAGTGTTGTGGAAATACGCGGCTTCCTCTGAATCGTTCAGTACAAAAACATGGTTGAAATTTTTCAATGCTTCGTGCTGAAATACTGATGCAGCAAGGAATTCAGCGGAACTGCCTTTTAAATTCTGTAAAAATATTTTTTCGGATTTGGACAGTAAAAGCCTGTCCGCCAACTGTTTCAGGCGGGGAAAATTGTTGTACTTCCCGAGAAGTGTCTGTAGGTTCATAACACGCTGCAAAGGTACAATTTGCCATGACACTAATCCTAAATAATTCGTGTCATAAAACATTTCGTAATATTGTTTTTTCAAACAAAAAAACTATGAACGAGATTATTTGTCCGAATTGTCATAAGGCATTTAAAGTAGATGAAGCCGGTTTTGCAGATATTCTTAAACAAGTTCGCGACCATCAGTTTGAGGAAGAATTAAAAAACAGAATTGAAAGTGAAGTAAGGCTTGCGAAAGCTGAGCAACGAAATGCGTTTACCGAAGCGTATAAAAATCTGGAAAAAGAACGCGACAGCTTAGCGAATACCTTAAAAAATAAAGACACGGAAATAGAAAATGCAGTAAAAATTGCCGAAGCTACGCTTAAAAATTCTTACCAGGATTTGATTGCTCAGAAAGATAACAGCATCACTACGCTAAAAGCCCAAAAAGACAATGAAATAAATCAGTTGAAAGCCAAAATCGAAAGTGCGGAAACGGAGAAAAAACTGGCGCTTGCAGAAGCTGTTCAGAAAGTGGAAAAAGAACGCGATACCCTGGCAACAGAAAAAATACTGCTCGAAAAATCGTTGAACGAAAAGTATATAGCCGAGCTTAAAACGAAAGACGACATTATTAAATTGAAAGACGAAGAAATTGCACTCCGCAAAGATATGAAGCTGAAACTCTCAACTAAAATGCTTGGAGAAACGCTTGAACAGCATTGCGAAACAGAGTTTAATAAACTTCGCCCTGTTGCTTTTCAAAACGCTTATTTTGAGAAAGACAACAATTCAAGTTCCGGTAGCAAAGGCGATTTTATTTATAGGGAAAATGATGAAGCAGGCAATGAAATTATCTCGATTATGTTCGAGATGAAAAATGAAGCCGACCAAACGGCAACCAAAAAACGCAATGAAGATTTTTTTAAAGAACTTGACAAAGACCGGAACGAAAAGAACTGCGAATATGCTGTTTTAGTGTCATTGTTAGAATCGGAAAACGAGTTATACAACACAGGAATTGTTGATGTGTCGCACCGATACAACAAAATGTACGTCGTGCGTCCACAGTTTTTTATTCCGATAATTACTTTGCTGCGCAATGCAGCCATGAACGCTATGAAATATAAAGCCGAACTTGCATTGGTTAGAAACCAGAATATTGACATTACCAATTTTGAGGAAGAACTTAGTGAGTTCAAGAAGGGATTTGCAAGAAATTATGAATTGGCAAGCCGCAGATTTAAAGAAGCGATTGACGAAATAGATAAAACAATCATTCATCTTCAAAAAACGAAAGATGCTTTGTTGTCGTCAGAGAATAATTATCGCCTTGCAAATAATAAAGCCGAAGATTTGAGCATTAAAAAACTAACGCGAAACAATCCTACAATGAAAGCAAAGTTTGATGAACTGTCGAACAAGTTGGAATAAAAAGTAAAACAGGCTGATGCGGAAATGTTTCCGCATCAGCCTGCATGATTAGTTTGTAAACTAATTTATTAGTTAATATTCATCTTCGTTGAACAAAAAGTCTTCCTGGCTCGGATAGTCGGGCCAAATATCTTCAATGCTTTCATACACTTCGCCTTCGTCTTCCAGCTCTTGCAAATTTTCTACCACTTCAATGGGTGCACCGGAACGGATGGCAAAGTCAATCAACTCATCTTTGCTTGCGGGCCAAGGCGCATCTTCCAAATAACTGGCTAATTCTAAAGTCCAAAACATAAGCCTTCAATTTAAAAATTTCGGCAAATGTAATTCATCAAAGCAAACTACCAAATAACATTTTTCAACACAATAATTAAGTTTCGGTTAAAATAAATTTTTTTCCGGTACGTTTGTAAAAAACAAGAAGCGTTGCTTTATGCTGAAAGCAGTAAATATTCACAAAAAATACAACCAGTTAGAAGTTTTAAAAGGCGTGAGTCTTGAAATTGCGCAGCGCGAAATTGTTTCGATAGTAGGCTCATCCGGCGCAGGAAAAACCACGCTGCTGCATATTTTAGGAACTTTGGACAGCGCCGATAAAGGAGAAATTTACCTGAACAATCAGCCTTTCCATCATTTGCGCGATAAGAAGCTCGCCGATTTCCGTAATAAAAATATCGGTTTCGTTTTTCAGTTTCATCATTTGCTGCCGGAATTTACGGCATTGGAAAATGTATGTATTCCGGGCTGGCTTGCAGGCAGAAAAAAGAAAGAAGTAGAAACTGAAGCCGCGCGCCTTCTTTCGATTTTGGGATTAAAAGACAGAATTGAAAACAAACCGAACCAATTAAGCGGCGGCGAACAGCAACGCGTTGCCGTGGCGCGTGCGCTTATCAATAAACCGTCAATTGTGTTTGCAGACGAACCTACGGGCAACCTCGACAGCGCAAATGCAAAAGAACTGCACAATCTTTTTTTTCAACTGAGAGAAGAATTTAGCCAGACATTTTTAATTGTTACGCACAACGAAGAACTTGCCGCGATGAGCGACCGCATTCTGAAAATGAAAGACGGACTGATTGAAGAATAATTTTTTCATTTAACCACATAGATACATAGTCAATTAAAAAGTCAAAACCTGTTTATAATTTAAGCAGGGAGAAATCATAAGTATTTTCATCGAAAGATGAAAATCTATGTGTTGCTATTACATTTCGCTT from Arachidicoccus sp. BS20 encodes the following:
- a CDS encoding ABC transporter ATP-binding protein, whose translation is MLKAVNIHKKYNQLEVLKGVSLEIAQREIVSIVGSSGAGKTTLLHILGTLDSADKGEIYLNNQPFHHLRDKKLADFRNKNIGFVFQFHHLLPEFTALENVCIPGWLAGRKKKEVETEAARLLSILGLKDRIENKPNQLSGGEQQRVAVARALINKPSIVFADEPTGNLDSANAKELHNLFFQLREEFSQTFLIVTHNEELAAMSDRILKMKDGLIEE
- a CDS encoding DUF2795 domain-containing protein: MFWTLELASYLEDAPWPASKDELIDFAIRSGAPIEVVENLQELEDEGEVYESIEDIWPDYPSQEDFLFNEDEY
- a CDS encoding ammonium transporter yields the protein MQKTSFKRVAPFLILALVALGALFIPSITNYADASGKYNGADTTWVLISTALVFLMTPGLAFFYGGMVNRKNILSTMIKSVVAAGVVSVIWVVVGFSLCFGKSIGGFVGNPATFFFFKDVASGQPWGGMPTVPFTLFSLFQLMFAIITPGLVVGAVAERIRFTSYILFIVLFSLLVYAPLAHWSWHPDGFLAKMGALDFAGGTVVHISAGCAALAGALVLKRRKVHIEKIETPPANIPYVLIGTSLLWFGWFGFNAGSAGAANGLAVSAFATTNTAAAAAGLSWMFFDVMKGKKPSVLGFCIGAVVGLVAITPGAGYVAIPQSIFIGVLAAIISNTAVHIKSKSRVDDTLDVFPCHGIGGIVGMILTGVFATKTVNSAGADGLFYGNASFFFTELKALLFAVVYSFVVSFLIFKFINFILPLRVSEEDEKIGLDASQHDEIYLDPPRPIHTASDIVAKA
- the mfd gene encoding transcription-repair coupling factor; translation: MNLQTLLGKYNNFPRLKQLADRLLLSKSEKIFLQNLKGSSAEFLAASVFQHEALKNFNHVFVLNDSEEAAYFHNTLENLTGALNLFYFPSSFKNRKNFQLLNSSHIMLRTEALTRFSAPTGERTGAMITYPEALFEKVVLPKTLSGNIIHIKVNDTLNVDSLMELFVDYGFVRTDFVYEPGQFALRGGILDIYSFGNDKPYRVELFGNDVDSIRLFDPETQLSERKLLQVSIIPNVETQFDDEEKISLFNFLPENTIIWLKDWDVIAEQITRQNLDLQDFLDKKDNENFVEEINDEFEETKILKNINQDDFLSSEIIKEEILERTIIEFGYQPHFSLLTSDFFTKEQPSFNRNFDLLIKDLKSYESKKYDIYLFSEQAKQLERLRSIFTDLNTEIQFTPLAVSIHEGFIDDDLKIVCYTDHQIFQRYHKYHIRQAYNKSKALSLKTLRDMQPGDFVTHIDHGVGRYSGLQKIESNGSIQEAVRIIYRDNDILYVNINSLHKISKYTGKEGTEPKINKLGSDVWNKLKEKTKTRVKEIAFDLIKLYAERKAQKGFAFSPDNYMQTELEASFIYEDTPDQSKATADVKRDMESPAPMDRLVCGDVGFGKTEVAIRAAFKAVVDGKQVAVLVPTTILAYQHFQTFSERLKEFAVTVDFINRFKTAKEKKETLQKLAEGKIDIIIGTHAVLGKDVKFKDLGLMVIDEEQKFGVAHKEKLKTLRTNVDSLTLTATPIPRTLQFSLMGARDLSIINTPPPNRQPIQTEVQVFSHDFVRDAIYFEIERGGQVFFVYNRVQGVKEMSALIQQLCPDLSVTYAHGQMDGKELEGKILDFIERKYDVLVCTNIVESGVDIPNVNTIIINNAHHFGLSDLHQLRGRVGRNNKKAFCYLLAPPMSTLPADSRKRLQTLEQFSELGSGFQIAMRDLDIRGAGNLLGGEQTGFMAEIGFEMYQKVLEEAIRELKRTDFKDLFKEEISKQDDFVSDCTIDTDQEILIPDSYVENITERLALYTRLDHYQNEEELQHFRQELIDRFGAIPQQVEDLFSVIKSRELAIGLGFEKMTLKENVLRCFFINKNDSPYFESDTFKNILDYLQTGTNKARLKQIGTNFLLIVNDVKNADEMLRFLQKMWSSVSRKETSK
- a CDS encoding DUF2130 domain-containing protein: MNEIICPNCHKAFKVDEAGFADILKQVRDHQFEEELKNRIESEVRLAKAEQRNAFTEAYKNLEKERDSLANTLKNKDTEIENAVKIAEATLKNSYQDLIAQKDNSITTLKAQKDNEINQLKAKIESAETEKKLALAEAVQKVEKERDTLATEKILLEKSLNEKYIAELKTKDDIIKLKDEEIALRKDMKLKLSTKMLGETLEQHCETEFNKLRPVAFQNAYFEKDNNSSSGSKGDFIYRENDEAGNEIISIMFEMKNEADQTATKKRNEDFFKELDKDRNEKNCEYAVLVSLLESENELYNTGIVDVSHRYNKMYVVRPQFFIPIITLLRNAAMNAMKYKAELALVRNQNIDITNFEEELSEFKKGFARNYELASRRFKEAIDEIDKTIIHLQKTKDALLSSENNYRLANNKAEDLSIKKLTRNNPTMKAKFDELSNKLE